In Lapillicoccus jejuensis, the DNA window TTCCCCCGGGACGTGCGCTCAGGGCACGGGGACGTCGCCGCGCACCGTGCCGGGGTCCTGCGCCGAGCAGCTGCGGGCGACCACCCAGGCGCTCGTGCGGCCGCCGGCGGTGACGACGAGCACCGCGGCGGGGCGACCGTCGTACGTCGCGAGGTCGACCGCCACGGCGCTCGCTCCCTGCAGACCCAGCCCGCGCAGGCACGCGTCGACGCCGGCGCGGGTGGCCAGCGGCCCGGCGGCGGCCTCGCCCCCGCTCGCGCCGGTGCCGGGCGTGTCGAGCAGGCGGCGGGCCTGCGCCCCGAGCGACGCGGCGTCGTACCGGTGCTGGGAGGTGCCGACGCTGATCGCCGCGACGGACTCGTCGGGGGTGCTGCCGCGCACGGCGCGGACGACGACGGAGCCGAGCCCGGCGAGGACGACCACCGCGGCGGCCGCCGCCAGCACGAGGACCCACCGGGGGCGGGACCGCTCGGGGGTCCAGGCGGGCAGGCGCAGGTGGCGCCGGTGCGGGGCCGGCGCGACCGGGGTGGGGGCGGGCATGCCCTCGGCGACGAGGGCCGCGACGATGCGCTGCTCGACGTCGGCGGGCAGCGGCCCGGCGTCGTCGGCCGCGAGAGCGCTGCGCAGCCGGCGGACGGCCAGGTCGTCGATGTGGCGTGGCTCGGACCCGCGCTCCGCGGCCGCCGCGGCCAGGGCGGCCGCGACCTGGGCGTCGACCTCGGCGGGCAGGGCCGGCACGGGCTCGGCGGCCAGCAGCTCGCGCACCCGGGTGTCGGCGACCGCGCGGTCGTGCGCGAGGGCGGCGAGGGTGCCCTCGAGCCGGTCCGCGACCGGGGGCGGCAGGGCATCGTCGCGCCCGGCCGCCTCCCGCAGCAGCGCGGCCAGCCGGTCCGCCGCGCCGGGCGGCAGCTCCGGCGGGGGGCCGGTGGGGGGCGGGGTGCTCATGGGGATCCTGCTCGGTCGGGGCACGGGTGGAGCGGCGGCGGGCACGCGGGTGACCGTCGTTCCGACGTCACGGGACGCCCCCCGGTTCCCCCGGCTCGTCGAAGGGCTCCGGACATTATCGGGCGACCCGATAACGTCAGGCTCTGCCGGACAACGGTTCTCCGGCGGGGCCTGACTTTCTCGGGTGACCCGATAATGTCCGGGCGGGTCAGGGACCGGGGGGGTCGTCGGTGCGGTCGACGAGCCGGCCGTCGGCGGTGCGGACGAGGCCGAGGAGCTCGGCCATCTGGGCGCGGCCGCGGGCGCAGCGGGACTTGACGGTGCCCTCGGCGACCTCGAGGACGGCGGCCGCGTCGGCGACGGACAGGCCCTGCATGTCGACGAGGACGAGGGCGATCCGTTGACCCTCGGGCAGGCGGGCGAGGGCCTCGCGCACGTCGAGGGCGACCTCGGTGCTGCGGTGGTCGTCGTGCCGGTCGGGCAGCTCGGTGTCGGGCAGGGGCGACGTCGGACGGCGGCGGCGGAGCCGGTCGAGGCAGGCGTTGACGACGATGCGGTGCAGCCAGGTCGTCACCGCGGCGTCGCCGCGGAAGGTGCCGGCGCGCCGGAAGGCCGCGACGAAGGCGTCCTGCAGGCAGTCCGAGGCCAGCTCGCGGTCACCGCAGGTGCGCAGCGCGACGGCCCAGAGGCGGTCCTTGTGGCGGCGGAAGATCTCCCCGAACGCGTCCGGGTCACCCTGGACGTGCGCGGCGAGCAGGGTGGCGTCGTCGGCCGTGGCGAGGTCGAGCGCCGGCCGGTCCGGGTCGCCGGCCCCTTCGCCGGCTCCTCCCGGGTGGCTCACCGATCCACCGGCGTCGCCGGGGTCACCGGCTCACCGTGGCCTCGGCGACCTGGGCGCGGTAGGCGCCGTTCCCGTCGGGGGCGAGCTTGGTGAACCACAGGATCACCAGCTGGCCCTCGGCGCTGCCGGAGGGCGGGGTGAAGGTCAGCGTGCCGTCCTTGCCGCTGGAGCTGCCGACGAGCGTCGCCCCGTCGAGCGACTCGCGGGAGGCGACGTAGACCGACACGTCGGACCCGCCCACGAGGGTGACCGTGACCTGGCGGACCGGGGTCTGCTGCCCGAGGTCGAGGACGAGACCGATGCCGGTCTTGCTGAACCCGCCGAACGCCGCCGACTGGTAGGTCTGCGAGCGCCACATCGTGGACGGGTCCTTGTCGAAGGCCCGCGGCGCGGAGGCGTTGCCCTCCTGGCCGTCGCCCTGGGGGTCCCAGGGCTGGGCCTGCACGATGGCGACCTCCTGCAGCGGCGCGCCGGTGGCCGTCGTCGTCGCCGAGGGCGTCGGTGTGGCCGTGGGCCGGGCGCTCGCCGTCGCCGTGGACGTGGCGGTCGCGGCCGCCATCGGGCTGCCGTTGCTGCCGATCTGCGAGACCCCGACGATGCCGAGGACGGCGACGAGCACGACCGCGGCGGCGACGATCGCGAGGACGACGCCGGTGTGGTCCGCCCCCACCTGGGAGGGGACCCGCACCATCGGCAGGGGCGACTCGAGCTCCTCGTCGCTCTCGGCAAGCGTCTCCGAGACGCGCATGTCGCGGGTCATCCGCATCGGCGCGTCGGGTCGCTCCCGGCCGGGACGGCGCCGGCCGCGGGCGGCGGGGACGACCGGCTGCTCACCGGTGTCGTCGGCGCCGCGGTCGAGGACGGCGGCCCCGGCCACCGTCGCGCCCACGCCCTCGGCGCCCGCGGCGGTCCCGGCCCGGTCGGCGGCAGCCGCCGCGTCGGCGGCGTCCGCGGAGGCGGGACCGACCGCGGAGGCCGAGGTCTCACCCGCGGCGCGGCCCAGGCTCATCCCCAGGACGGTGGTCGCCCGCTTCGGGGTCGGTGCGCGGTCCCGCCGGTCCTGCGCGGCCGCCGCCTCCTGCCCGCCGGCGTCGCCGTCCTCACGGTCGTCGTCGCCCGCGAGCTCGAGACGCGCCGGACGGCCCCCGGGGACGGGGGACGGCACCATCGAGCGCGACCACGGTGCGATCTGCCCGGCGAGGTCGCCGGGGGTGAGCGGACCCTGCCCCTCGGCGAGGGTGAGCCGCGCGATGGTGTCGAGGTCGGCGGGCACGTCGGTGACGACCTCGGACGGCGCGAGCACGCCGGAGACGCTCCGTGGCGCCGGCGGCAGCGCCACCGGCGGCCCCTCGGTCCCGTCGGTCCCCCTGGCGCCACGGTGCAGCGCGCGGGCGGCGTGGTCGCCGGCCCAGGTGCCGGTCAGCGCCGCGTGGGCGAGGGCGACCAGGGTGACGGCATCCTCGCGGGACGCCGACGACGCGTCGAGGTCGTCGAGCCCCATTAGCGCCGCCTGCGTGGCCAGGCCCCGGACCTTGACCCGACCGTCGGGCATCCGCAGCAGACCCGCGGGGTCGAGGGCGCCGTGGTGCAGCCCGCGCCGACGGGCGGCCTCGAGCCCGGCCGCGGCCTCGCCGACGAGGCGACGTGCCTCCTCGCCGGGCAGCGGACCGTCGGCGACGAGGTCGACGAGGTCGCGGGCGCCGCCCAGGGGCTCCTCGACGACGTACGCCGTCGCGCCGTCGCGACCGACGTCGAGGACCCGGACCAGCCGGGCGTCCTCGACGCCCGCGGCCCGTCGCGCGGCGTCCAGGGCGGCGGCCGCCCGGTCGTCCGGTCGCCCGTCGCCGGTGTCCTCGGCCGCCCCCGCCTCGTCCGCCGACGCCCGGAGCGGGAAGCACAGGACGACGACCTCGCGCTCGAGGGTCTCGTCGGTCGCGTGCCAGCGCTCGAAGGCCGGTGCCTGCTGCACCCGGGTGTCGAGCACGTACCGGCCGCCGAGGGTCGACCCTGGGCCCACGCCGCGCACTGCTCCCCCTCGGGTTCCCGTCAGATCACCCGCCGCGGCCCGGTCGGGGACGACCGAGGACCCGTGGCGGGGCTTTTGCGCATCCTACGGGGACGCGACCGCGCGGCGGCGGCGGCGCCATCCCCGGGCCTGTCGCACGACGCCGGCGAGCAGGACGAGCACGACGACGCCCCCGGAGACGAGGTAGAACCCGCGTCCCGGCGGGTTCGCGCGCACGTTGAGCTGGGCCGGCGTGCCCACGCTCGCCCCGTCGGCGGTGCGCAGGTCGACGGTCACCGGCACCAGCCCCGCGGCGAGCGCGCGCACCCGCACCTGCACGGTGATCCGTGACTTGGCCCCGATGGTCACGGCGGCGGGTTGCTCGACGACCCGCAGCCGGGGGTTGCCCGGCGCCAGCCGGACGAGCAGGCCGGACACCGGGTCGGTGAGGTCGTTGACGACGGTGACCTGCAGGGTCCCCTCGTCGGCGAGGAAGTTCGTGTCCTGCGACACGACCCGGATGTTGCTCGTCGACGCGGTCGCCCAGCGCTGGGCGCCGGTGACGAGGCTCGCGGCCGCCGCGGCCTGCCCGCGCCAGCGGGTCGAGGTGAGCTGGTCGAGGGCGTCGGCCCACCGGTCGCGGTCGGTGCCGCGGTCGGGCAGCAGGCTCGCGACGGTGTCGAGGGCGCCGCGGGCGGTCTGCGCGCGGGCGAGCACGCCGGTGCCGGGCGCGGTCCCGGGCGTGGTCCACGTGCTCGTGCCGAGGGTGGAGACCGGCGACTCGGTGCGGGCGGCGGCGAGCAGCGTCGCGGGGTCGCCGACCTGCACCCACGGCGTCGTCCCCAGCGCGCCGAGGAGCCCCCGCAGCGCCGCGGGGTCCGGGTCCAGCCCGCGCGGCAGGGCGACGAGGAAGGAGCGCGGGATGCCGGGGCTCTGCCCGAGCAGGGCCGCGGTCTGCGCGACGAGCTGCTGGGTGGCCAGCACCCCCTGCTCGGTGCTCGTCGTGCGCGCGGCGAGGGCGCTGAGACCGTCGTCCCAGGCGAGGACGGGCAGCCCGCCGGGCGACTGGTGCGGCGAGGTGGGGGTGTAGCCGGAGGACCCGGGCAGGGTGCTGGAGGAGACGAACGCGCCCTGCAGCGCGGCGCCGTACGTCGTCCGCAGGCCCTGCTCCGTGGCCGGCGCCAGGGCCCCGTCGACGGGCCAGGCCAGGCCGGTGGTGACCGACGTCGTGGGCACCCGCAGCCGGGTGGCCAGCGCCGCCGAGTCGCGCACCTGCGCGGTGACGGTGGGGTCGCCGGCGCTCGCGTAGGCGGCCAGGTCGGGGTCCGCGGGCGGCAGGGCCCACAGCGGGTGCCCGGTCGCGCCCCGGACGAGCCGGGCGACGAGGGCGTCCTGCGCCCGCTCGACCCGGATCGCGGCGGCGTCCGCGATCGCCCCGCCGGTGCCCTCGGACGGGGTCGTGGGGGTCGTGGGGGTCGTGGGGGTCGTGGTGCCCGTCGAGGTCCCGCCGGGGGTGCTCGTCGGCGTGCCCGTGGACGTGCCCGTCGAGCCCGACGTGGGCGAGCCCGAGGACGTCCCCGACGACCCCGAGCCCGAGCCCGACGGGCTCGGGCCGGTGTCGTCGCCGACCGTCGCCGGGTCGACCGCCCACGCGACGGGCACGCCGGGGACGTCGGTGCCGGACAGCAGGTGGTCGACCGGGCTGCCGGGGCCGATCTCGTCGACCCAGGCGCGGACCCGGGCGTCGGGGTCGTCGGCCCACAGCCGCGTCGAGGGCTCGAGGGTGACGGGGGCGACGACGCCGACCTGCAGCGGCTGGTACTCCTTGCGGGCCCACCAGCCGAGGAACGTGTGCACGGCGCTGGCGCCCTGCGTCGACGTCACCTGCACCGACACCGGTAGCGCGCCCCACGGCGAGGAGTCGCGCACCCGCCCGGCGGGGACGGTGATGGTGAAGGCCACCCCCTGCCCGGGCGCCAGCGTCGGGGCGGGCTGCGCGGTCCCGTACGTCGTCCCGGTGGCGGGGTCCGTGCCCGCCGCCCAGCTCGTCACGTCGTCGCGGGTGTCGAGCCGCGTGGTGCCGCGCACCAGGCTCACCGTCGGGGCCTGCAGCGCCACCGACCCCGCGGTCAGCGTCCCCGTCACGGTCACGGCGGTGCCGCGGGTGACGACCGCGGGGGAGACGGCGGTGAGCACGACGGTGCCGGCGTCGGCGGTGGCGGCCGGGCGGGTCGCCGTACGGGCGGGGGTGGCGGACGAGGCGGGGGCCGCGGCGGCGGTGACGGCGACCGGGCCGGCGAGCAGGGCGACGAGGACCGCGGCCCCGGCCAGCCGCGCCGTCCGGGGCGGTCGCGTCACGCCGTCCCCGCCAGCCGCTCCCACGCCATCTGGGCGATGCGGCGCTCGTTGGGGAAGGTGAGGTGGCGGTGCACGTCGGGCAGCGGGAACCACGCGACGTCGATGGCCTCGTGGTCGGGGTCGTTCTCG includes these proteins:
- the sigM gene encoding RNA polymerase sigma factor SigM; its protein translation is MSHPGGAGEGAGDPDRPALDLATADDATLLAAHVQGDPDAFGEIFRRHKDRLWAVALRTCGDRELASDCLQDAFVAAFRRAGTFRGDAAVTTWLHRIVVNACLDRLRRRRPTSPLPDTELPDRHDDHRSTEVALDVREALARLPEGQRIALVLVDMQGLSVADAAAVLEVAEGTVKSRCARGRAQMAELLGLVRTADGRLVDRTDDPPGP
- a CDS encoding DUF6049 family protein, coding for MTRPPRTARLAGAAVLVALLAGPVAVTAAAAPASSATPARTATRPAATADAGTVVLTAVSPAVVTRGTAVTVTGTLTAGSVALQAPTVSLVRGTTRLDTRDDVTSWAAGTDPATGTTYGTAQPAPTLAPGQGVAFTITVPAGRVRDSSPWGALPVSVQVTSTQGASAVHTFLGWWARKEYQPLQVGVVAPVTLEPSTRLWADDPDARVRAWVDEIGPGSPVDHLLSGTDVPGVPVAWAVDPATVGDDTGPSPSGSGSGSSGTSSGSPTSGSTGTSTGTPTSTPGGTSTGTTTPTTPTTPTTPSEGTGGAIADAAAIRVERAQDALVARLVRGATGHPLWALPPADPDLAAYASAGDPTVTAQVRDSAALATRLRVPTTSVTTGLAWPVDGALAPATEQGLRTTYGAALQGAFVSSSTLPGSSGYTPTSPHQSPGGLPVLAWDDGLSALAARTTSTEQGVLATQQLVAQTAALLGQSPGIPRSFLVALPRGLDPDPAALRGLLGALGTTPWVQVGDPATLLAAARTESPVSTLGTSTWTTPGTAPGTGVLARAQTARGALDTVASLLPDRGTDRDRWADALDQLTSTRWRGQAAAAASLVTGAQRWATASTSNIRVVSQDTNFLADEGTLQVTVVNDLTDPVSGLLVRLAPGNPRLRVVEQPAAVTIGAKSRITVQVRVRALAAGLVPVTVDLRTADGASVGTPAQLNVRANPPGRGFYLVSGGVVVLVLLAGVVRQARGWRRRRRAVASP